The proteins below come from a single Papaver somniferum cultivar HN1 chromosome 11, ASM357369v1, whole genome shotgun sequence genomic window:
- the LOC113325381 gene encoding urease accessory protein F-like, producing the protein MECKMETDEIEEPPRTNHLLQWSQWQLIDSILPTGGFAHSFGLEAAMQAQTVMGPEDLKTFVIHLLENTGSLLLPFVYEANKSPNLDTWTKLNRTLEATLTNEVSKKASISQGSALLRVAASVFPEVPSLKTMRDKLLGSGTVSFHHAPVFGLTCGLLGFDSGTSQRAYVFMTMRDVLSAATRLNLVGPLGAAALQHQIAYVAEEIVRKWMDSPIEEACQTSPLLDTVQGCHGYLFSRLFCS; encoded by the coding sequence ATGGAGTGTAAGATGGAAACAGACGAAATTGAAGAACCTCCACGTACTAACCATCTTCTGCAATGGAGCCAGTGGCAACTTATAGACTCCATTCTTCCCACAGGGGGCTTTGCTCACTCATTTGGTCTTGAAGCCGCTATGCAAGCTCAGACCGTTATGGGGCCCGAAGATCTTAAAACGTTTGTAATACACTTGCTGGAGAACACAGGTAGCCTCCTTCTTCCATTTGTATATGAAGCAAATAAATCCCCCAACTTAGATACATGGACCAAGCTTAATAGAACACTGGAAGCAACCCTGACAAATGAAGTTAGTAAAAAAGCGTCAATTTCTCAAGGATCGGCGCTATTAAGAGTAGCTGCATCAGTTTTCCCAGAAGTTCCATCATTGAAAACCATGAGAGATAAATTACTAGGTTCAGGAACTGTATCTTTTCACCATGCACCTGTCTTTGGTCTCACATGTGGCCTTTTAGGGTTCGATAGTGGGACTTCTCAGAGGGCTTATGTGTTTATGACAATGAGAGATGTGTTATCTGCGGCAACAAGGTTAAATTTGGTTGGACCCTTGGGTGCAGCTGCATTGCAGCATCAGATTGCTTATGTTGCTGAAGAAATTGTTAGGAAATGGATGGATAGTCCTATTGAAGAAGCATGCCAAACATCTCCTTTGCTTGACACAGTCCAGGGATGTCATGGGTATTTGTTCTCGAGATTGTTTTGCTCTTGA